A single window of Dermacentor albipictus isolate Rhodes 1998 colony chromosome 1, USDA_Dalb.pri_finalv2, whole genome shotgun sequence DNA harbors:
- the LOC135916421 gene encoding beta-3 adrenergic receptor-like, whose amino-acid sequence MPGAGLAEPAALRWLGVAVAALVLLAALLGNMLVLAVVCRFRRMRSPTNVLLASLATADIAVALLVMPPRLAYDLVRAWRLGLLACRLWISCDVMCCTASILHLLAVALDRFWAITRPLRYRVSRRRLALAVAAIWLCSAAISFVPVLLGWHADGSAPDASDCGLRVNAVYALVSSLTSFYLPLPVMLYVYLRILLVAGRQARQIRLLERSLAGPSPGLRRSLRRRSKQLLHDTKAVRSLGIVLGVFCACWLPFFLMYLITACCPACDLGYDWSCAITWLGYSNSAFNPCIYAFLNRDFRAAFQELLGCGSRRRTADAMLGPARRRSLVKPPPACAHAVAAAVSSTARVSSMDCGKDSAEAERR is encoded by the coding sequence ATGCCGGGGGCCGGGCTGGCCGAGCCGGCCGCTCTGCGCTGGCTGGGCGTCGCGGTCGCCGCGCTCGTGCTCCTGGCCGCACTTCTCGGCAACATGCTCGTGCTAGCCGTAGTGTGCCGGTTCCGGCGCATGCGGTCGCCGACCAATGTGCTGCTTGCGAGTCTCGCCACAGCCGACATTGCCGTCGCGTTGCTCGTTATGCCGCCTCGACTCGCCTACGACCTGGTGCGCGCCTGGCGTCTGGGCCTGCTTGCCTGCCGCCTGTGGATATCGTGCGACGTCATGTGCTGCACGGCCTCCATCCTGCACCTTCTCGCCGTGGCGCTGGACCGGTTCTGGGCCATCACACGGCCGCTGCGGTACCGGGTGTCCCGGAGGCGCCTGGCGCTCGCCGTGGCCGCCATCTGGCTCTGCTCGGCGGCCATCTCGTTCGTGCCCGTACTGCTGGGCTGGCACGCTGACGGCAGCGCACCCGACGCCTCCGACTGCGGCCTGCGCGTCAACGCCGTCTACGCGCTCGTGTCGTCGCTCACCTCCTTCTACCTGCCGCTACCGGTGATGCTGTACGTGTACCTGCGCATCCTGCTGGTGGCCGGACGCCAGGCCCGTCAGATCCGGCTCCTGGAGCGCTCTTTGGCTGGACCTTCGCCGGGCCTGCGGCGGAGCCTGCGCCGCCGCTCCAAGCAGCTGCTCCACGACACCAAGGCGGTCCGGTCGCTGGGGATCGTGCTGGGCGTGTTCTGCGCCTGCTGGCTGCCATTCTTCCTCATGTACCTCATCACGGCCTGCTGCCCGGCCTGCGACCTCGGCTACGACTGGAGCTGCGCCATCACGTGGCTCGGCTACTCCAACTCTGCCTTCAACCCTTGCATATACGCCTTTCTGAACCGTGATTTCCGGGCAGCCTTCCAGGAGCTTTTGGGATGCGGCTCTCGTCGGCGTACCGCAGACGCCATGCTGGGACCCGCGCGGCGACGCTCGCTTGTGAAGCCACCACCGGCGTGCGCGCACGCCGTCGCTGCGGCCGTTTCCAGCACGGCACGCGTCTCGTCCATGGACTGCGGGAAGGACTCTGCTGAGGCCGAGCGCCGCTAG